The genomic interval TGCCTTCAATCGGGCAAAGATGTCATGAACTGAGAATCAATGATCAAGAATGCACCTGGAGGATCATTTATCGAATTGACGATGATGCCGTCGTGATCCTCGAGGTATTTCAGAAACAGACGCAGAAGACACCACAATCGGTCATTGATGCGTGCAAACGCCGCATCCGACTGTACGACACCAAAAGGTAACATGATGAACAAGGCAAAACAAAAGAGACTCGAAAAGCTTGGCTGGAAGGTCGGGTCTGCCGATGAGTTTCTTGAACTCAACCCTCAGGAATCTGCGTACGTCGAACTCAAGCTCTCACTGAGCCGCACACTTCAGGAGCGCCGACGCCGCAAAAGACTCACACAAGAACAGCTCGCCCGTCTCATTAAATCCAGTCAGTCACGAGTTGCCAAGATGGAGGCTGGAGATCCGACCGTTT from Ignavibacteriota bacterium carries:
- a CDS encoding type II toxin-antitoxin system RelE/ParE family toxin; translation: MSPTDKPVVWLHGEVKTPPLSSAARIEAGFLLRRLQQKERLSMPWSRPMPSIGQRCHELRINDQECTWRIIYRIDDDAVVILEVFQKQTQKTPQSVIDACKRRIRLYDTKR
- a CDS encoding helix-turn-helix domain-containing protein; this translates as MNKAKQKRLEKLGWKVGSADEFLELNPQESAYVELKLSLSRTLQERRRRKRLTQEQLARLIKSSQSRVAKMEAGDPTVSIDLLVRSLLALGAPSKSLARSLSI